Proteins encoded in a region of the Stieleria neptunia genome:
- a CDS encoding DUF58 domain-containing protein, with amino-acid sequence MSAVANAGASPARKNAAGSSTAGSNSNANHRAGVDPSALMRIKSLKLRAKTVVEGFFSGLHRSPTHGSSIEFSEYRAYVPGDDLRNLDWKLYARSDRYFIKKFEDETNRRCYLVVDQSRSMGYGSIDYSKMEYARTVAATLAYFLTMQHDAVGVLTFDAELGDFLPAKLGAKQFHQILVELSRPAVGKGTDIEAPLRQVTSLVPRRGLVILMSDLLAPPGMLKTQLAALRARGHEVVLLRMIDPGELDLGIDKPAMVTDVETGQQIYVDPSAAKANYTERFERHRREIESICESTGVGFYELITDKPLDLALSSLINARNRLGKSGQRSISEGVRR; translated from the coding sequence ATGAGCGCCGTCGCCAATGCCGGGGCCTCCCCCGCCCGAAAAAACGCTGCCGGATCATCAACAGCCGGATCGAATTCGAACGCGAATCATCGCGCCGGCGTTGACCCCTCGGCGCTGATGCGGATCAAGAGTTTAAAGCTCCGCGCCAAGACGGTGGTCGAAGGGTTTTTCTCGGGGTTGCACCGCAGTCCGACGCACGGCAGCTCGATCGAGTTCAGCGAATACCGTGCCTACGTCCCCGGAGATGATTTGCGCAACCTGGATTGGAAACTCTACGCGCGGAGCGATCGGTACTTCATCAAAAAATTCGAAGACGAGACCAACCGGCGTTGCTACCTGGTCGTCGATCAAAGCCGTTCGATGGGCTACGGATCGATCGACTACAGCAAGATGGAATACGCGCGAACGGTCGCTGCGACGCTGGCTTATTTCCTGACCATGCAACACGACGCCGTCGGTGTGCTGACGTTCGATGCGGAACTCGGTGATTTTTTGCCGGCCAAACTCGGTGCCAAACAATTTCACCAGATCCTGGTCGAACTCTCCCGTCCCGCGGTCGGCAAAGGCACGGACATCGAAGCCCCGCTCCGCCAAGTGACGTCGTTGGTGCCACGCCGCGGGCTGGTGATTTTGATGAGCGATCTGTTGGCGCCCCCGGGTATGCTGAAGACGCAATTGGCGGCGCTCCGCGCACGCGGGCACGAAGTGGTGTTGTTGCGGATGATCGATCCGGGTGAACTGGACTTGGGAATCGACAAGCCGGCGATGGTGACCGACGTCGAAACCGGCCAACAGATTTACGTCGACCCGTCCGCGGCAAAAGCCAACTACACCGAGCGATTCGAGCGACACCGCCGCGAGATCGAATCGATTTGTGAATCGACCGGCGTGGGGTTCTATGAACTGATCACCGACAAGCCGCTCGATTTGGCGCTGTCCAGTTTGATCAACGCCCGCAACCGACTCGGCAAATCGGGGCAGCGATCGATCAGCGAGGGAGTGCGGCGATGA
- a CDS encoding BatA domain-containing protein: MSFLAPLYFLGALAVAGPILFHLIRRQPKGDVEFSSLMFLDSTPPRLTRRSRLENWPLLLLRCAAILLLAFAFARPFLPLSESDSVEGVKQAVIVLIDQSASMKRTGLWDQATSKAKQILEQADDETLFSVIAFDSAPRTILSLEESTQLVADTRKSAARDAIDRLTPTWQSTDVGKAIRYAADQAALLELGESENASATPNNPNASATIETRIVLLSDLQSGAEIETLQGYEWPSRVWLDMETLIATTRGNVSLRVMPQTPAADTDEAIRDAAGDVVRVQVAQTDDGDTSTFRLRFENQDQDAAVIQVPPGQTRFFSVELPEADDDGDPARTATLTVSGDRDGFDNTFHFIRPKRIDQEVRFVESPRNVSTSDGPSAESGPGSDSSVRETLSFYASQVPWSDPTREVTLTVRTEDDWGEGLDPATTPLLIMNASATLESNRDAIEQYLSSGGRVLVVLDRAVDEATGAALASLLQSSELKIGESESDDYRLIASVDFKSALIAPLSDPGVNDFSNIRIWNHRQLDGLGQVPSVTLKLDDGSPLLVRRDIANDDPELSGGKLWVLASGWQPAESQLALSTKFVPILLGMLGRNTQLAPESLVVGDPLGDDDVATEPGFVESDGETYAINLDPTESVTTSFDLDRIVQFGAVVSSPMARQQEQTAERALRDIELEARQGWWQWLILATLGFIAAETLLAARDSSRQQAAA, encoded by the coding sequence ATGAGTTTTCTGGCACCGCTGTATTTTCTGGGCGCACTGGCTGTTGCCGGACCGATCCTGTTTCACTTGATTCGGCGCCAACCCAAGGGCGACGTCGAATTCAGTTCGCTGATGTTTCTCGATTCGACGCCGCCGCGACTGACACGACGCAGCCGTCTGGAAAACTGGCCGTTGTTGTTGCTGCGGTGCGCAGCGATTTTACTACTCGCCTTCGCCTTCGCCAGACCGTTTTTGCCGCTGTCGGAATCGGATTCGGTGGAAGGCGTCAAACAGGCGGTGATCGTGTTGATCGACCAGAGTGCGAGCATGAAGCGCACCGGTTTGTGGGACCAGGCGACCAGCAAAGCCAAGCAGATTCTAGAACAGGCCGACGATGAAACACTGTTTTCGGTGATCGCCTTTGATTCCGCGCCGCGGACGATCTTGTCACTGGAGGAGTCCACGCAACTGGTCGCGGACACCCGCAAGAGTGCCGCGCGTGACGCGATCGATCGACTGACGCCGACGTGGCAATCGACTGATGTCGGCAAAGCGATTCGCTACGCCGCCGATCAGGCAGCTCTTTTGGAACTCGGAGAATCCGAAAACGCTTCGGCCACACCGAATAACCCCAATGCCAGCGCGACGATTGAAACGCGAATCGTATTGCTGAGCGACCTGCAGTCCGGCGCCGAGATCGAAACGCTGCAGGGATATGAGTGGCCCAGTCGCGTGTGGTTGGACATGGAAACGCTGATCGCCACGACCCGCGGAAACGTCAGCCTGCGGGTGATGCCCCAAACGCCGGCCGCCGACACCGATGAAGCCATCCGAGACGCAGCGGGAGACGTCGTTCGCGTCCAGGTTGCACAGACCGACGACGGCGACACGTCCACGTTCCGACTTCGGTTTGAGAACCAGGACCAGGATGCCGCGGTGATCCAAGTGCCTCCGGGACAAACACGTTTCTTTTCGGTCGAGTTGCCCGAAGCCGATGATGACGGCGACCCGGCGCGGACGGCGACGCTAACCGTTTCGGGAGACCGCGACGGTTTTGACAATACGTTCCACTTCATTCGCCCCAAACGCATCGATCAAGAAGTTCGCTTCGTCGAATCGCCACGCAATGTCTCGACGTCCGATGGGCCGTCGGCGGAATCTGGGCCGGGGTCGGATTCATCGGTTCGCGAAACGCTTTCGTTTTACGCCAGCCAGGTGCCGTGGTCTGACCCCACGCGAGAGGTCACGTTGACAGTGCGGACCGAAGACGACTGGGGCGAAGGCTTGGATCCGGCCACGACGCCGCTGCTGATCATGAATGCTTCGGCGACACTGGAATCTAACCGCGATGCGATCGAGCAATACCTGTCATCCGGCGGACGTGTTCTAGTCGTGCTCGATCGGGCGGTCGATGAAGCCACGGGGGCCGCGCTTGCGAGCTTGTTACAGTCTTCCGAGCTGAAGATCGGCGAATCCGAATCTGACGACTACCGCTTGATCGCTTCGGTCGATTTCAAGTCCGCGTTGATCGCTCCGCTGTCGGATCCCGGTGTGAACGATTTCAGCAACATTCGAATTTGGAACCACCGTCAGCTCGACGGACTCGGTCAGGTGCCCAGTGTGACGCTGAAGTTGGACGACGGTTCGCCGTTGCTGGTGCGACGGGATATCGCCAACGACGATCCAGAACTTTCCGGTGGTAAGCTTTGGGTGTTGGCGAGCGGTTGGCAGCCTGCCGAAAGCCAGTTGGCGTTGTCGACCAAGTTTGTCCCGATCCTGCTGGGCATGCTGGGGCGAAACACGCAGCTCGCCCCGGAATCGCTGGTCGTTGGTGATCCACTCGGTGATGACGATGTCGCGACGGAACCGGGTTTTGTGGAGTCCGATGGAGAAACCTACGCGATCAACTTGGATCCGACGGAAAGTGTGACCACGTCCTTTGATCTGGATCGAATCGTCCAGTTCGGCGCGGTTGTCTCGTCGCCGATGGCGCGGCAGCAGGAACAGACCGCCGAGCGGGCGCTGCGCGACATTGAACTGGAAGCGCGGCAAGGCTGGTGGCAATGGTTGATCCTGGCCACGCTCGGATTCATCGCGGCGGAAACACTGCTCGCCGCCAGAGACTCCTCCCGTCAACAGGCAGCCGCATGA
- a CDS encoding tetratricopeptide repeat protein, with translation MFRPSAYRVVLPRRPAPSCQSRRPGRHLTQVSSIQADQTDGGQPKRRCVIAPVWLRVATLAWLVLLLPCDPARAANYSEAEALFLSGKIDEAEAIAKAEVERGIWNRRWSELLIRCQLATGQYEPALETYDAAIGRYPTSLPLRVLGIDVAHFNDLPDRAAGEAAMIQRYLQTGQLKYATSDTLIAAGRFFAENGIDARIILKNFFDRVLETDPTNLEALIATAELAISKGDFAVAAETVAKAQQRELEDARLEYLRAVALQSSDSQQAQAALIQSLRLNPIYEPTLILKAEKEIDREDYAGAETTIERMLETNPKSPAAFALKAVLAHLAGDYDEEKALREKALQWWPTNPEVDHLIGRKLSDKYRFAEGAHYQRLALTFEPSHIPATFQLAQDLLRLGDDDVGWKLAEQVNTEDPYNVVAYNLMTLKDRIDGFETIRASDVGATPSDGDDPVAELGLEELREPGEILVRMDPRERKVYGNAVAELLSEAKQVLCEKYQLELTRPVIVEIFPKQSDFAIRTFGLPGGEGFLGVCFGRVITANSPASQGPRPTNWKSVLWHEFCHVITLTKTKNRMPRWLSEGISVYEELERDPRWGQSMTARYREMILGDDFTPVSQLSGAFLNPSSSTHLQFAYYESSLVVRYLVEEYGAEALNATLESLAEGIPINEALAKNIAPMERIEAGFAEYARTLATDFGNGLDFTRRQSPNQADEDDRDPAEILKWADQNPDNYWARMTLAQAALARMQYEAAAEHLEFLVEKNAATGETEGVLELLAVCYRELGKVEKEREVLKQLFSVSSDALPSLQRFIEMEKSQNDWSSVLESAVHALEIQPFALDVHQSLVTACRELDQSEKAIDSLRALQAMDPVDVAGLDFQMAQSLAAAGEIDAATEHLIDALLIAPRYRDAHHLLLALQEQPKATEQGQPVEEAAADEEPAEETSAEEKPADEKPQASGADVTAAPDRSEPGDAGPSEIPASESVVE, from the coding sequence GTGTTTCGACCGTCAGCCTATCGCGTTGTGTTACCGCGTCGCCCCGCCCCCAGTTGTCAGAGTCGTCGTCCTGGTCGACACCTCACCCAAGTGTCCAGCATTCAAGCGGATCAGACGGACGGCGGGCAACCGAAACGTCGCTGCGTCATCGCGCCGGTTTGGTTGCGGGTCGCCACATTGGCCTGGCTGGTGCTGTTGTTGCCTTGCGATCCCGCCCGGGCGGCCAATTACTCCGAAGCCGAAGCGTTGTTCCTGTCGGGGAAAATTGACGAGGCGGAAGCAATCGCCAAAGCCGAAGTGGAGCGGGGGATTTGGAATCGCCGCTGGTCGGAACTGCTGATCCGATGCCAACTGGCGACCGGACAATACGAACCGGCTCTGGAAACCTATGACGCGGCGATCGGCCGCTATCCGACCAGTTTGCCGCTCCGCGTGCTGGGGATCGATGTCGCCCACTTTAACGATTTGCCCGACCGGGCGGCCGGCGAAGCGGCGATGATCCAGCGCTATCTGCAAACCGGCCAATTGAAGTATGCGACGTCCGACACGTTGATCGCCGCTGGACGCTTTTTTGCCGAAAACGGGATCGATGCCCGGATCATTCTCAAAAACTTTTTCGACCGCGTCCTCGAGACAGACCCCACCAATCTCGAAGCCTTGATCGCCACCGCAGAACTGGCCATCAGCAAGGGCGATTTTGCCGTCGCCGCCGAAACGGTCGCAAAAGCCCAGCAGCGGGAACTGGAAGACGCGCGGTTGGAATACCTGCGTGCCGTCGCGCTGCAATCGTCTGATTCGCAACAGGCTCAAGCCGCACTGATCCAATCGCTGCGGCTGAACCCCATCTATGAGCCGACGTTGATTCTGAAGGCGGAAAAGGAGATCGATCGCGAAGACTATGCCGGGGCCGAAACGACGATCGAACGGATGCTGGAAACGAATCCCAAAAGCCCGGCCGCATTCGCGCTCAAAGCCGTGCTCGCGCACCTGGCCGGAGACTACGACGAAGAGAAAGCGTTGCGTGAGAAGGCGCTGCAGTGGTGGCCGACCAACCCCGAAGTGGATCATTTGATCGGACGCAAACTGTCCGACAAGTACCGGTTCGCCGAGGGGGCCCACTATCAACGACTGGCGTTGACGTTCGAGCCCTCACACATCCCGGCGACGTTCCAGTTGGCTCAGGATCTATTGCGTTTGGGCGACGATGACGTCGGCTGGAAACTCGCCGAACAGGTCAACACCGAAGACCCGTACAACGTCGTCGCCTACAACTTGATGACACTGAAAGATCGCATCGACGGGTTTGAAACGATCCGGGCCAGCGACGTGGGGGCGACGCCAAGCGACGGTGATGATCCGGTCGCCGAGTTGGGGTTGGAAGAACTCCGCGAACCCGGCGAGATCCTGGTCCGGATGGATCCGCGCGAGCGCAAGGTTTATGGCAATGCGGTCGCGGAGTTGTTGTCCGAAGCCAAGCAGGTGCTTTGTGAGAAGTATCAATTGGAACTGACGCGCCCCGTGATCGTGGAGATTTTTCCCAAGCAAAGCGATTTTGCGATTCGCACGTTCGGGCTTCCCGGCGGCGAAGGTTTTCTGGGCGTGTGCTTCGGACGCGTGATCACGGCGAACAGCCCGGCGTCGCAGGGACCAAGACCGACGAATTGGAAAAGCGTGCTGTGGCACGAATTTTGCCACGTGATCACGCTGACCAAAACCAAGAACCGGATGCCACGATGGTTGAGCGAAGGGATCTCTGTGTATGAAGAGCTGGAGCGAGACCCCCGGTGGGGACAGTCGATGACCGCCCGCTATCGCGAGATGATCCTGGGCGATGACTTCACGCCGGTGTCCCAGTTGAGCGGGGCTTTTCTCAATCCATCGTCATCAACACATCTGCAATTCGCCTACTACGAATCCTCGCTGGTCGTCCGCTACCTGGTCGAAGAGTACGGCGCCGAAGCGCTCAACGCCACGCTCGAATCGCTCGCCGAGGGCATTCCGATCAACGAAGCGCTGGCAAAAAACATTGCCCCGATGGAGCGGATCGAAGCCGGCTTTGCTGAATATGCGCGCACGTTGGCCACTGATTTTGGCAACGGGCTGGATTTCACGCGTCGCCAGTCGCCCAACCAAGCGGATGAGGACGACCGCGACCCGGCGGAAATTTTGAAGTGGGCCGATCAGAATCCAGACAACTATTGGGCGCGGATGACACTGGCCCAGGCGGCACTGGCGCGAATGCAATACGAAGCCGCGGCGGAGCATCTGGAATTTCTGGTGGAGAAAAACGCGGCGACGGGCGAGACCGAAGGCGTGCTGGAGTTGCTCGCGGTTTGTTACCGCGAACTGGGGAAGGTAGAGAAAGAACGCGAGGTTTTGAAACAGCTTTTTTCAGTTTCCTCCGATGCTTTGCCGAGTTTGCAGCGTTTCATTGAAATGGAGAAATCGCAAAACGACTGGTCGTCGGTGCTCGAATCTGCCGTCCATGCACTGGAGATCCAGCCCTTTGCGTTGGACGTGCACCAATCGTTGGTGACGGCCTGTCGCGAGCTGGATCAAAGCGAAAAAGCGATCGATTCGTTGCGTGCCCTGCAAGCGATGGATCCGGTGGACGTGGCCGGTTTGGATTTTCAAATGGCTCAATCGCTGGCCGCTGCCGGTGAGATCGACGCGGCGACCGAACACCTGATCGACGCCTTGTTGATCGCGCCGCGTTATCGCGACGCCCACCACTTGCTGCTCGCGCTTCAAGAACAGCCGAAGGCGACGGAGCAAGGTCAGCCTGTCGAAGAGGCCGCGGCGGACGAGGAACCGGCCGAAGAGACGTCAGCTGAAGAAAAGCCGGCTGACGAGAAACCCCAAGCGTCTGGCGCAGACGTGACCGCTGCGCCCGATCGATCGGAACCGGGCGACGCCGGTCCGTCCGAAATTCCTGCCTCGGAGAGTGTCGTCGAATGA
- a CDS encoding AAA family ATPase, with amino-acid sequence MTVTESNVVEQIQDAREKIVGELSKTIVGQHDVIEQLLISLLAGGHCLITGPPGLAKTLLVRSVAQVFHLQFSRIQFTPDLMPVDIVGTEILEETADGHRGLTFVKGPVFANVILADEINRTPPKTQAAMLEAMQEHQVTAAGTRYELPEPFFVLATQNPIEMEGTYPLPEAQLDRFLFNVKIDYLPPEDELSVVLRTTASKPEPINPLFSGEDVLQFQQTVRDVPIATPIAEYAVKIAQTTRPNREGSPDFVNEWVGWGAGTRASQTLVLGAKARALLMGRAHVQTDDIVALAHPTLRHRVLPTYKAEAEGVTIEQIIDKLLETIPKP; translated from the coding sequence ATGACAGTCACTGAATCCAACGTGGTCGAGCAGATCCAAGACGCCCGCGAAAAAATCGTCGGCGAACTTTCCAAAACGATCGTCGGACAGCACGACGTCATCGAACAGCTGTTGATCAGCCTGCTCGCCGGCGGCCACTGTTTGATCACCGGTCCTCCCGGGTTGGCGAAAACCCTGCTGGTCCGCAGCGTCGCCCAAGTCTTTCACTTGCAGTTCAGCCGCATCCAGTTCACGCCCGATCTGATGCCGGTCGATATCGTCGGGACGGAGATCCTGGAGGAAACCGCGGACGGGCATCGTGGGCTGACGTTTGTCAAAGGCCCGGTGTTCGCCAACGTGATTTTGGCCGATGAGATCAACCGGACGCCGCCCAAGACCCAAGCGGCGATGCTCGAAGCGATGCAAGAACACCAAGTGACGGCGGCCGGGACGCGTTACGAATTGCCCGAACCGTTCTTCGTCTTGGCGACGCAAAACCCGATCGAAATGGAAGGCACCTACCCGCTGCCGGAAGCCCAGCTGGATCGGTTCTTGTTCAACGTCAAAATCGATTATCTGCCGCCCGAAGATGAGTTGTCGGTGGTGTTGCGGACAACCGCGTCGAAACCCGAACCGATCAACCCGCTGTTCTCCGGCGAGGATGTGTTGCAGTTCCAGCAAACGGTGCGTGACGTCCCGATCGCGACCCCGATCGCCGAATACGCCGTCAAAATCGCTCAAACCACGCGCCCCAACCGCGAAGGCTCGCCCGATTTTGTCAACGAATGGGTCGGCTGGGGCGCCGGAACACGTGCGTCGCAAACCCTGGTGCTGGGCGCCAAAGCTCGCGCACTGTTGATGGGCCGCGCCCACGTGCAAACCGACGACATCGTGGCGCTGGCGCATCCGACGCTCCGCCACCGCGTGCTGCCGACCTACAAGGCCGAAGCCGAAGGGGTGACGATCGAGCAAATCATTGACAAGCTGTTGGAGACGATTCCCAAGCCATGA
- a CDS encoding DUF4159 domain-containing protein, whose translation MLVVSAAGIALAQWGRRFRSIEEDRRGVPQWEVDRQFPGDSFTFARVYYDSYYGRGGGGGWRTDYPDSDLNFSLRLQQLTTIKVNPNPVIVNLTDENLSDYPFLYMIEPGGLVFSEAEVVALRKYCFDGGFLMVDDFWGDTQYENLAFELERVFPDRKPFEVPLDHEIFHNVYDMKEKPQVPAIGRAWGSVTWEDTRDGSDNSVPHYRAIVDDKDRIMVFICHNTDLGDGWEREGEDEEYFREFSVKKAYPMGINIVTYAMTH comes from the coding sequence ATGCTCGTCGTCAGTGCGGCCGGCATCGCCTTGGCCCAGTGGGGACGTCGCTTTCGCAGCATCGAAGAAGACCGGCGTGGCGTCCCGCAATGGGAAGTCGATCGGCAGTTCCCCGGTGACAGCTTTACCTTTGCCCGCGTTTACTACGACTCGTATTACGGCCGCGGTGGTGGTGGCGGTTGGCGAACCGATTACCCGGACAGCGATCTCAATTTCTCGTTGCGGCTTCAGCAGTTGACCACGATCAAGGTCAATCCTAATCCCGTGATCGTCAATCTGACCGACGAGAACCTGTCGGACTATCCGTTCCTGTACATGATCGAACCCGGCGGGTTGGTGTTTAGCGAAGCCGAGGTGGTGGCGCTACGCAAGTATTGTTTCGACGGCGGCTTTCTGATGGTGGACGACTTTTGGGGCGACACCCAGTACGAAAATTTGGCGTTCGAGCTGGAACGTGTTTTTCCCGATCGGAAACCGTTCGAAGTCCCGCTGGACCACGAAATCTTTCACAACGTGTACGACATGAAAGAAAAGCCGCAGGTGCCGGCCATCGGCAGGGCTTGGGGATCGGTCACTTGGGAAGACACCCGCGACGGCAGCGACAACAGCGTGCCGCACTATCGCGCTATCGTCGACGACAAGGATCGGATCATGGTCTTCATCTGCCACAACACGGACCTGGGGGACGGCTGGGAACGCGAAGGCGAAGATGAAGAATATTTTCGTGAGTTTTCCGTCAAAAAGGCCTATCCGATGGGCATCAACATCGTCACCTACGCCATGACCCATTGA